gactggtcttgaactactggacttgagtgatcctcctgccttggcctcctgaaatgctgggattacaggtgtgagccactacgtccaGCCTGAAGTTTTTGTTTCAAAGCAAATATCTCATGGAAGTCTAACACACAGGAGAGTGCCCAAGTTGTATCTATGCTTGGAGAATGTTCAGAGTCCCTACCTCTGTGTATCCAGCACCCCGACTGGGAACAGGTGCCGGGCCCCCAGTCGCTGCCCCCCGAAGGGTAATACTATCTTGACTTCTAACACCATCGATGAGGCTTTCCTATTCCAAAACTTTAAGCAGACGTCTGCCCAGCTTTCCAACGTTGCATCGCCTTAGCACTTTCTTGTGGACCATTTTCTGCTGTTGACTGTATAAATGTCCACCAAAGTTATTGTTCTAACACGGTGATTGCCGCTTGTTTTCCCTGGCCTTAACTTGCCAATGATTACTTAGCATGGGTCAGTGAGGCCGCCCACTGAACTCCCAGGAGCAGAGCATGTTTGTATACTCCAGATACCTATAAGATGCCCCGGCCAGGTGTCCCCCAGTGGCTCAGACCCTGCAGGTCCATAGCACAGCTGTTTGTCCTTTCCTGGAACCTGCACCTTGTCTCACACAGGCTTGTCATGATGGGTCTCCGCCAACCACTCAGGGTTAAGTGGGCAGGGAGTCTTCTGATTGCTCCCTTTCCCCTACTCCCTGAAAACCCCCTTAAGACCCCTTCAAACTTGTCACCTGAGGGTCTCAGGAAGCACATCCTGCCCACCTCGTCTCTCTAGTCTCATCTGCTGTCCCCTCATTTGCACTCTGCTTTGACCGCAGTAGCTTTCTTTCCCTTATGatagatggctcatgcctataatcccagcactttgggagtccaaagcgggaggactgcttgaggccaggaatttgagaccagctggacaacacagcaagacctcctctgtacaaaatatttaaaaattagcctggtagcCTGTCCCTGTAGTCTAGCtgctcgaggctgaggcaggaggctggcttgagcccaggagtgccactgcactccagcctgggtgacagaatcagaccctgtataagaaaaaaaaagtgtgaaactTCTTCCTAGTGAGGATCTGTCTCTGTATGATGCTTTCTCATCTGCCTGGAAGGCTGTTTTGCCCAGGGACCTCCTCTTGAttctccaggtctttgctaccaCTTATATTTAATTTccctgaggctgggtgcagtggctcatgcctgtaatcctagcactttgggaggctgaggcaggtggattgcttgagcctaggaattcaaattagtttgggcaatatggcgaaactccatctctacaaaaaatataaaaattagctgggcatggtggtgcttgcctgtagttccagctactcaggaggctgagcttggaggatcacctgaacctggggaggctgaggctgcagtgagctgggattgcaccactgtgcttcagcctggacaacagagagaccccgtctcaaaaagaatttttttttttaatttaagatggggtttcagccgggcgcagtggctcaagcctgtaatcccagcactttgggaggccgaggcgggtggatcacgaggtcgagagatcgagaccatcctggtcaacatggtgaaaccccgtctctactaaaaatacaaaaaattagctgggcatggtggcgcgtgcctgtaatcccagctactcaggaggctgaggcaggagaattgcctgaacccgggagacggaggttgcggtgagccgagatcacgccattgcactccagcctgggtaacaagagtgaaactccgtctcaaaaaaaaaaaaaaaaaaaaaagatggggtttcaccatgttggtcaggctggtcttgaacgcctgacctcaggtgatccgcctgccttggcctccaaagtgcttggattacaggcgtgagtcactgtgcccagcgaaaaaaaaatttatttatttatttatttatttatttattttgagatggagatttgctcttgttacccaggctggagtgcaatggctcgatctcggctcaccgcaacctccgcctcctgggttcaggcaattctcctgcctcagcctcccgagtagctgggattacaggcacgcgccaccatgcccagctaattttttgtatttttagtagagacggggtttcactatgttgaccaggatggtctcgatctcttgacctcgtgatccacccgcctcggcctcccaaagtgctgggattacaggtgtgagacaccgcactttgggaggccgaggcaggtggatcacgaggtcaagagattgagacaagcctgaccaacatggtgaaactccgtctctactaaaaatacaaaaaaattagccgaatgtggtaatgcatgcctgtaatccccgctacttgggaggctaggcaggagaatcgcttgaacccaggaggccgaggttgcagtgagccaagatcgagccatttgtctccagcccaggtgacagagagagactccatctcaaaaaaaaaaaaaaagtaatttcccTGACTCCCCGGACCAGATTAGATTGCCATAACATATGCTATATATGTTTTCAGCAGCTGTGCTTGCCTTCCGTATGATTTACTGCAGAGGTGATTGACTTTCATAGGGAGAGCAGGGACCAAATCTTTttgctccttctctctcccagcaCCATATAAGTGTCCTAATAACTGAACAAATGACCAAGGGCAAAAGGAGCGAAGGGAGTCCGGCCTGTGACCAAGGTCAGGGCTCCGTCTGCAACTCAAGGTCAAGGAATAGAATGTCACTTGGCTTTCCCTGTATGGGGCCCCCTCTCAGGTTCCTTTCCCAcccttggatggggtttttggAGGGTGGATTTTGTGCCTTGAGACAGAGGGCAGGAGCAGCTGGGAAGATGTAGCTGGTGGAAGGATggctctgggaggagggagcTGTCTCCATTGTGTTCACGGCACCCTGGGAGTATATGCTGGGTCCGCCCTGGGGAGCTTGTAGCCCGGATGCGGCGTAGAGAGGAACTGGGGTGGGTGCAGCCCTGATCTCATCCTTCTctggcttttctttccttccaggtCAGGACAAAGAGTTGTGGGCAGGCTGTTGGGCCAGCTGGTACCATCATGGCAGGTAAGGAGAGGACCAGGCTGTGTGAATAGGACCTGACAGTGAGCATAGCCTGGGTGGCCCTCTTCTTGGTCCCTTTATCTCCCTTAGTCTTTGGAGGCCAGATTCTTTTCATCTCACTGTCCCCAGGCTTTCTCCACTCTCTCCACTGAGGCCTGGGTGGGGAAAGCAGAGTGGTCAGTGGCCACAGGAGCCAACGGGGCAGCACAGCCAGGGAAAGGATGGGCATCTTGGATTGTTGAGGGGAAGACTGGAAGGGATGCTATGCAATGTGTCTCATCCACAGAGAAAGTGAACAACTTCCCACCTTTGCCCAAATTCATCCCGCTGAAGCCATGTTTCTACCAAGACTTCGAGGCAGACATTCCTCCCCAGCATCTCAGCATGACCAAGCGCCTCTACTACCTCTGGATGTGTGAGTGCCATGGGATCGGGGTGGGCCAGGGTGGCTGGAGGAGTGGGGAAGACTGGGCCTGCTGGGCAGCGGGGTCGGGTACCCACAGGCCCAGCTGTCCTTCAGTCCCACTTGTAGCATTTGCATGGACCATAAGTCTTCTTCTCCCGGGCTCCCAGTAGGCTTCTTCTATGGGCCACCTCCcacactgggcctcagtttccctcagtCTCCCCCATCTGGGCCCCTTCCACCCTCCATTCACGGAGCATCTGGACAGGGGTCCCTCTCTGCAGTGTAATCACTGTCttgcttcccttttcccttccactGGACTAACTTTCCAGGGAACCTCTGGGGATTGTCAGGACCTCAGGATTCTGGATTTGGAGAGGAATCCTTCCCTCAAAGCCTCATTTGTCTTGCTTTCTCTGGAAGATTGCTCAAAGAGAGGAGCCTTCAACTGGGAGTTGGGAGCTGTGGGATCAAGTTTGCCTGGTCATTCTGCTTCCCAGGcagcagtttcctcatttgtggaAAGAGACTattaggctaggtgtggtggctcacgcctgtaatcccagcactttgggaggccaaggtggtggaccacctgagaggtcaggagttcaagaccagcctggctgagatgattaaacctatctctactaaaaatacaaaaattagccaggctcgaggccgggcgcggtggctcaagcctgtaatcccagcattttgggaggccgaggtgggtggatcacgaggtcaagagatcgagactatcctggtcaacatggtgaaaccctgtctctactaaaaatacaaaaaaatagctgggcatggtagcgcgtgcctgtaatcccagctactcaggaggctgaggcaggagaattgcctgaacccaggaggcggaggttgcggtgagccaagatcgcaccattgcactccagcctgggtaacaagagcgaaactccgtctcaaagaaaaaagaattagccaggcttagtggcaggcacctgtaattccagctactcaggaggctgaggcaggagaatcgcttgaacccaggaggcagaggctgcagtgagtgagatcgcaccactgcactccagcctgggcaacacagcaagactctgtctcaaaaaaaaaaaaaaaatcagttttaaaactaAGCCTCTGGGAGATTTTGGGGCAATGAACAGGGATAGAGGAAATACAGCTGAGATGTATGGGAAGAAATGCCCACTCATTACGAGGGGCCCTGAGATGGGTGACAGGGTGGTTCGGCCAGACTTGTGGGGCACTCCATCTGACCTGGGCTCTGGGAACTCCATTCCTGGGAAGATCTCGTTCAGAAGCTGGATTTAAGGGCTATAAATACCTCCTTAAGTCCTCACTAGGCACCTGTCAGGTGCTTTACTCCCAAGGAAATGTATATAACCCTTAAGGTGCTTAAAGGTTCCACTCAAAAGACAGAACCACAGATGCCTGGCTGTTTGAGGTTATGTCTgagccttccttccttcatttattcGGCAGGCCATTGTGGACTCAGCCTTGTTCTCAAGGCAGGGAGTGCTCTGATGTTAGATAATGATGTGCTGCACAGACCTGGGTGTGTGTTAGTGCCAGCATCACTTTTATCTGTAAATCTTTTGAGGTCCCTGCTGGCCATGACTCAGTGACACTGTGCCACCTAGTTCAGCTAGATATGTGGGGACAGAGGAGGGCGAGCCTCGGTCCTGCTCTTGGAGAACTTTTAATCTGGTTGATGGGCTGAGATTTATATCTGGGGAACCTTGAGAGTAGCCCAGGTCTGTAGGTCAGAGGGATGGGAGATGATGAGGTTGCCATAGCAAAGGAAGACTTATTTGAGGAGCTGGCATGAGAGTTATCTAAGAAATAGATTAGAcagccggacgcagtggctcatgcctgtaatcccagcactttgggaggctgaggtaggtggatcgcctgaggtcaggagttcaagaccggcctggccaacttgacgaaaacctatctctactaaaaatacaaaaattagccaggagtggtggcaggtgcctgtaatcccagctccttgggaggctgaggcaggagaaccacttgaacctgagaggtggaagttacagtgagccaagattgcgtcattgcactcaagcctgggtgacaggatgagattccatctcaaaaaaaaaaaaaaaagagagagagagagaaaaaagaaatggattaaagactcagATTCCAGCCACCAGTGCCTGCCCCATTTAAGTGCAAGGTAGATGGTACAATGGCTAGAAGAGATGTTTCCACCAgaccttttatttttccctttcatgCCCCTACCTTGAAAGAGAAAGTGTAAGGTTGATTTCCCGTGTCTTGGGCTTGGTGATTGCTGTGGGTCTGGGAGGGTTGGGGTTGAAGCCGTTCTTAGAAGGACGAGAGCATTTCTACCACACTGAGGCTGTGGGGCCCTTCAAAGGGgcttgctgggcagaagctctggGTTCTGGAGGCTCTGCTCTCCAGATTTCTCAGGAGTgggtgctggggtggggggctggtCTGAGCTCCCAGCTTGCTTTCTTACAGTCTTtacttcctgtgtgtgtgtgtgtatgtgtgtgtgtgtgtgtgtgtctcacgtgtctgtgtgtgtctgtggttaTGGGTTGTGGGTCTTCTGTGCGGGTGTGAATCTGTGAATGTGTCTGCGTCTCTCTGTGCTTGCCTGCGCTGTTGGCCTGGTTTGACTGCGTCTGTGTTGCATTACCGGTGTGCATGTGTCCCTGTCCGGGTGCTCATGTGTCTCTGTATGGGTCTgggtgtctgtctctgtgtgtgcatgtgctctcCTGGGCCTGCAGTGAACAGCGTCACGCTGGCCGTGAACCTGGTGGGCTGTCTCGCGTGGCTGATCGGAGGCGGGGGAGCCACCAACTTTGGCCTCGCCTTTCTCTGGCTCATCCTGTTCACACCCTGCTCCTACGTCTGCTGGTTTCGGCCCATTTACAAGGCCTTCAAGTAAGTGGTTGGCGCTAACCGCAGTGCCTGGCCGTCTCTGCCATCTCTCCTGTCTCTTCTCCatatcttttctcacttctttttttctggcctCCCCCAAACTCACTTTCCCTTGTTCACTTTTGGCTGAGATTGCTAGGTAGGGATTGGGCTTTCTGTGAGTGCCAGGTTGAGGTGAGAGGGCTGGGAGTTGGTTCCTTTCCTCCTCACTCTACCCTTGGGTGGGGGAAATAGCGAGAGACCAGGCCTATTTTTAGTTCTGTCATCACCTTCCTTGGGCAGCTGCATGTTAATTTTGCCTGTGGGGCTACCTGTTTTAGTGGGGCTGCCCATCCTAGTGCCAGTGGGGCTAGCTGACTTGGTGCCAAGGACACCATCTATCCATGTGCCAATGGAACCAGCCAGCCATGTACCATTGACACTGTTCATGTGCAGTGAGGTCATCCAACTCCGTGCCAAATGAACACCTATCCATGTTGCAGTGGGGCTTGCTGTCTTGATGCCAGTGGGTATTCACCTAGTGCCAAATGGCATTTTCAATCTTTGTGCCAATGTGACTATTCATCAGTGCACCAAGGCTATCTGACTTGGTGCCAGTAGAATATCCATCTCAATGCTAATGGGGCCTTAAATCTCTTTGTGACAATCAGGCCATCCATTGAGTGCCAATTTGCTGCTATTTTGGTGCCAAATAGAGTGTCCATTCTAGTGCCAATGAGACTTTCTATATCTGAGCCCATGGGACCATCTATTCATGTCATCCCGTGACAATGAGACTGTTTATTCCTGCCTCAATGGAGCCATCTATTTCTATGGCAATGAGGCCTTCCATCCATGTAGCAGTGGGTGGTCTGTTTCTGAGGAAATCCCCTCCCTGTGTAATGTCGCAATGCATAGGCCTACCACGTGGAAACTTGCAAAGATACATGGGTAAAACAACCCTGTTCTGACCTCTCAATTAAGGCCTTTAAATGTCTTCTGTCCATTCTGCACTTAAACTTGGAGGGGCTTGGGGGACTTGAAGGCAGAGAAGCCCTggctctctgcccaggtgacagggGCCACCTCCTCTGCCGCAGGACTGACAGCTCCTTCAGTTTCATGGCATTCTTCTTCACCTTCATGGCTCAGCTGGTCATCAGCATCATCCAGGCCGTGGGCATTCCAGGCTGGGGCGTCTGGTAAGAGGCAGGGGTGTGGCCTGGGGCTGGAAGGGGTGGCACCATGGGtatgtcttttgcctacttttgcGTGCTAAGCTGCCAAGCCTATGGGGCCTGAGTGACTGGTCATTGTAGTAGCACAGCCATAGCATCAGAGGAAAGGAGAAGCTGGCAGTGGTTTTTGGGGGGCTGAGGGGTGTCAAGCATTATGGGAAAACCTGGGGGAAGGAAGTGTTGTGTCTGAGGAACACCTCTGAGCCACAGGGAAGGCGTCGTCTTGAGCCACCGACACAGGCCCTTTGGATATCAGTATGATGGTCCCTCTGCAGCCAGTGATATTTCCCCCCGTGGCAATGAGACAGTCCCTTCCTCTGGCAGGGGCTCCTGGGCACCGCTCACCCTGCCTGCAGCCCCACACTGGCCTCTTCCTACAGCGGCTGGATTGCTACCATCTCCTTCTTCGGAACGAACGTTGGCTCAGCGGTGGTCATGCTCATTCCCACTGTCATGTTCACGGTGATGGCCGTCTTTTCCTTCATCGCTCTCAGCATGGTACGTGGTCCCCGCAAGGGTGAGAAGGTGGCTTTGGGAAGGGGCCGTGATCTGAAACAAGCCCTCCTCCAAGTTACAAGAGGACCCTGAGGTCTTCCAAGGGACTCCCTCTGGAGCGGCCCGCAGGACTGTCCTACAGAGGCAGGCATGGGATGGAGTACGGCTTTTTTGCAGTTGGGTCCCATCTATTTCTGGATGGGCTGCCGTTCCTCTTTGATTAACCCTTCTTTATGCTCCTTTCCCTACAGGTTCATAAATTTTACCGGGGAAGTGGGGGGAGTTTCAGCAAAGCTCAGGAGGAGTGGACCACAGGGGCATGGAAGAACCCACACGTGCAGCAGGCAGCCCAGAATGCAGCCATGGGGGCGGCCCAGGGTGCCATGAATCAGCCTCAGACTCAGTATTCTGCTACCCCCAACTACACGCACTCCAACGAAATGTGAACCAGCCACGCCTACGAGGTGGCAGGGCTGGGGCCATTGGGACAGGGGGCTCAAGCCACATAGTCATTTGTGGTGACCAAGCAGGgttcccccttccctttcccctcccccaatTTGTACAAAGGACcagaattatatatatgtatatgtatgtatatgtctgtCCCCCGGCCCCCACCTTTCGGATCCTGCTCTTGGCACTCAGAGCTGTGGGCTGCGCGTGGAGCCGTCCCGTGCAGTCGTAgctgtgtctgtgtcctctcgTGAAATAGTGTGCAGTGGAGGTCTCTTGTTGTGGTGCTAGATGTATGTTTAGAGCTAAACCAGCCCCCGCACCTTCCACCTGGCCCTCCTGCCCCTGGCCCAGGGACCCCTCACAGGGTCAGGGGAGGCATAGCAGAAAGACTGGCCCCTTCCTAGGGTTATGAGCTGGACCTGTTTCTGCTTTTGGTCTTCCCAG
The sequence above is a segment of the Saimiri boliviensis isolate mSaiBol1 chromosome 2, mSaiBol1.pri, whole genome shotgun sequence genome. Coding sequences within it:
- the SCAMP5 gene encoding secretory carrier-associated membrane protein 5, translating into MAEKVNNFPPLPKFIPLKPCFYQDFEADIPPQHLSMTKRLYYLWMLNSVTLAVNLVGCLAWLIGGGGATNFGLAFLWLILFTPCSYVCWFRPIYKAFKTDSSFSFMAFFFTFMAQLVISIIQAVGIPGWGVCGWIATISFFGTNVGSAVVMLIPTVMFTVMAVFSFIALSMVHKFYRGSGGSFSKAQEEWTTGAWKNPHVQQAAQNAAMGAAQGAMNQPQTQYSATPNYTHSNEM